From the genome of Hymenobacter cellulosilyticus, one region includes:
- a CDS encoding RCC1 domain-containing protein, producing MKHFFSFRLALTVWAWLLLLTPLASAQVLSGTFDAGNNHTASIHPDGTLWAWGSNNYGQLGDGTTTNRTAPTQAGTATTWVQVSVGNGYTAAVRADGTLWTWGNNDYAQLGDGTTTRRSTPTQIGTAATWAQVSAGRFHTVALRTDGTLWAWGNNDNGQLGDGTLVNKSLPVQIGTGTTWTQVDAGNAHTLAVRADGTLWAWGSNSNGQLGDGTGFRRTSPVQISTATTWTQVDAGDFHTVALRADGTLWAWGFNLNGQVGDGTLTQRNSPVQIGTGTTWTQASAGDYHTLAVQADGTLWAWGYNGGGQLGDGTLANRIRPVQTGTGTTWARVSTGSAYTVGLRADGTLWAWGDNSFGQLGDGKTVGSVHPAPMQVGSATTWASVDVSSENTMALGSSGTLWGWGHNSFGQLGDGTIVRRLSPAQIGTATWAQVSGDSTTR from the coding sequence ATGAAACACTTCTTCTCTTTTCGCCTGGCCCTAACCGTATGGGCCTGGCTCTTGCTGCTCACGCCCCTGGCTTCAGCCCAGGTGCTGAGCGGCACCTTCGATGCCGGTAACAACCACACGGCCTCTATCCATCCAGACGGGACGCTCTGGGCCTGGGGCAGCAACAACTACGGCCAGCTCGGCGACGGTACTACCACCAACCGGACCGCGCCAACCCAGGCCGGTACGGCGACTACCTGGGTACAGGTCAGCGTGGGCAATGGCTACACGGCCGCCGTGCGGGCCGATGGCACCCTCTGGACCTGGGGCAACAATGACTACGCCCAACTCGGGGACGGCACCACCACCCGACGCTCTACGCCCACCCAAATCGGCACGGCGGCCACCTGGGCGCAGGTTAGTGCCGGCAGATTTCACACCGTGGCCCTGCGCACCGACGGCACGCTCTGGGCCTGGGGCAACAACGACAACGGTCAGCTCGGCGACGGCACGCTGGTAAATAAAAGCCTCCCCGTGCAGATCGGCACGGGCACCACGTGGACCCAGGTAGATGCCGGCAACGCGCACACACTGGCCGTACGGGCCGATGGCACCCTCTGGGCCTGGGGCAGTAACAGCAACGGCCAGCTTGGCGACGGGACGGGTTTCCGCAGAACGAGCCCCGTGCAGATCAGTACGGCTACCACCTGGACCCAGGTAGATGCCGGCGACTTTCATACCGTGGCCCTGCGCGCCGACGGGACACTTTGGGCCTGGGGGTTCAATCTTAACGGTCAGGTCGGCGACGGGACGCTCACCCAGCGCAATAGCCCCGTGCAGATTGGCACGGGCACCACGTGGACCCAGGCCAGTGCTGGCGACTACCACACGCTAGCCGTGCAGGCCGACGGCACCCTCTGGGCATGGGGATATAATGGCGGTGGGCAGCTCGGCGACGGCACTCTGGCCAACAGAATCAGACCCGTACAAACCGGCACCGGCACGACCTGGGCCCGGGTTAGCACCGGTTCTGCCTACACGGTAGGCTTGCGGGCCGATGGCACCCTCTGGGCCTGGGGCGACAACAGCTTCGGCCAGCTCGGCGACGGGAAGACGGTTGGCTCCGTGCACCCAGCTCCCATGCAGGTAGGCAGCGCTACTACCTGGGCGTCTGTTGATGTCTCCTCCGAAAACACCATGGCCCTTGGTTCCAGCGGTACGCTCTGGGGCTGGGGGCACAATAGCTTCGGTCAGCTCGGCGACGGTACCATCGTACGAAGACTCAGCCCGGCCCAGATCGGCACGGCCACCTGGGCCCAGGTCAGCGGGGACTCTACCACACGGTAG